A segment of the Symmachiella macrocystis genome:
ACTGCGGTCGTGGCGTTCGGACGTAGCATGGGCGAAGTCGCGGACCTCTCCGACCAAGCATTTTTGCAGTCCATCCAGTGGCGAAAATCAGCCGATGCGGATCTGGCCCGCGCCGCTCGAAAGGGCGACGTCACGGCGTTTACTGCGCGATTGCTGCAATGCTTCCCTGCAGGGAGTCCTCCCACCAAATTCTCCAAAAAACGTCCCGCCATTCAAAGCGGTTTGGCGGCAGCGGAGTATTTACCGACGCCCCCTGCCAAGCCGTTGCGAGAGTTGTTGCACACATCCAACGGTCACTCCACACAGAAGAACGGGAAGTCGACAGCTGCGGATGCTGCCAGCTTGGCAGAGGTTCTCGATAGCGTGGCGCAGAAAAATTTCAAAACCTCGCCCGCTGACCTGCACGCGTTGACGGAGTTGATCGCTTGCGACGGCGCTTCGCTGGAACAGGCGACTCTGTTTTCATTGTGGCGGACGACGTTGTCTGCTGCTTGTGAATTCACAAAGGTTTCCACAACCACCGACGAAGGGGATCCGGCGCAAACAGCTGATGAACAGTTGTTGCAGGCGGGTGAGTTGCCTTGGCGGGTGGGATTGCTGTTCGCTGACGTGAAAGGCTCAACCAAGATTCGCCGGCGCGGCCGCAAGGTGATTCGACGGGAACTGGAAGACCGCACCGATGGCGACGGCACGCCGCACGCTACGTTGTTGCCTCGCTTGGGATATTGGTTAGCAGCACTGGTTCGCAGCGGACAATGGGCCAACCGTTTTCAGGCGACGTTGTGGGACGACGATTTGTCGATGCTGTTTAATGACCTATTGGAACAAGCCATCCGCCTGTTTCGTCCCTCCGATTCCTGGGCGATGAGCAACGGGTTCTCGGCGTCGCCGCGTTCCTTGTTTCGGGCTGCGTCGCAATTGGCGGGAAGCGAATTCAAAATTGCCGATTTGGCCTTCGCATGGGATAAGGCTCAGACGAACACGCGGAAGCGAAAAGCCAAATCCAAAAAATCAGCATCAGTTACGACCAAACCGCGATTGAAGAAACTGGCGCCTTCGTTGCAGTCGGACTGGGCCAATTTGGCTTGTCTGCGCAGTGATTGGGATACGGAATGCGATAGCGTGGTGATCGACCACAATGGGCAGTTTCCACAAATCGACATGACTGTCTTAGGCCGCGCCCTGATCAACGGAAACTGGGATTTGCAGATTAAAGTTGATGGCAAACCGATTCCAGTCAAACGACAATGGACGGCAATCTGTTGGAGCACCGACGAGGATGGCGATTATTTAGAGCTGCAACAGACGTTCGAAGCAGGCGGTCGTGTGGAGCGACAAATTTGGTTATCGCGCTCAACGCATTCCGCTATGTTCGCCGACTCCTTAACGGGATTTTCCGGCAAACAGATCGAATACACATCCCGCCTGCCGTTGAGCGACGCTTTGGATACGCAATCCGACTCTGGCGATCGCGAAACGCGGCTGAAGGACGGTCCGATCTTGACGCGTGTCTTTCCGCTCTTTTTGCCACAGGATCGCGTACACGGCACGCCGGGCGGGTGTGGCATTTTTGGTGGCGATTTAGTGCTCAAGCACGTTGCAACCGGACAGGGTTTGTATGCCCCGGTCGTCTTGGATTGGCATCCCGACCGCCGCCGCAAGCCGGTGCAGTGGCGCAAATTGACGGTGACCGAGGATGGTCGTATTTTGCCGGGCGACGTTTCCGCCGGGTACCGCGTGAGGCTCGGCGAGCAACATTTGCTGGCCTATCGCAAACTTCAAAAATCGGATCTCCCGCAAACAGTGCTCGGCTTTCAGACGTTTGATGAAACGGTGTTGGGACAGTTTGACAAAAATGGCGATGTGACTCCCTTGCTGCTCGTCGAGTAGACGATGCAAAGCGGGTTGGAATTTTTTCTTTAAGAAATCTACAGAACGTGGACGGTTGGGCGGCGCAATGAACGAAGATACGTACAACAAAATGAATCAACTCCACGAATCGGGGGGCGCGGTCGCCACCGTGGATCAACTCATTCAAACGCTCCGCGACGACAAGAATTACGACCGACTGTTTGACGCGCTGCTGTTGAAAAAGCGGCTCGAGATGGGTGTGCCGGTTGTGCGTCCCACATCGTTTGACAACTTGCCCGAAGACCGCCGCGCGGAATTCGAAGAGCATTACGTCAATGCTGCCCGCGAAATCGGGGCACTGCACTTGGAAGCAGGTTCGATTCCCCGTGCATGGATTTACCTGCGGACAATTCGCGAACCCGAACCCATCGTCGCCGCCATCAACGCGCTGGATGTTACGCAGGACGTCGACGAAGAACTTGTCGACATCGCGCTCTACCAAGGGGTCGCGCCGGCCAAGGGTTTGGAAATGCTGCTTTGCAGCCACGGGACGTGCAATTCCATTACGGTGCTCGACCAACAGTTCATGCAGTTAGAACCGCGTGTACGTCAGGAATGTGCGGCGCTGTTAGCACAGACGATTTATCGAGATTTGACGGCGACGATCAAATACGAAGTCGAACGCAAACAAGGCTCCGCCCCCACTGAGGAAACGCTCCGCGAATTGATCACCGGACGAGAGTGGTTGTTCGCCGAAGACAACTATCACATTGACGTTTCGCATTTGCATGCGGTCATCCGCTTTTGCCGCAGCCTGGATGCCGACCGTGACGAAGTCCGGCTCGCCACGGAGTTGACCGAATACGGCGCACAATTGTCGCCGCAATATCGCTACGCAGGAGATCCGCCGTTTGAAGATTATTACACGGCGCATCACAACTTCTTCAATGCGTTGACCGACACCGATCGTGATGCAGCACTGGATTTCTTTCGCGATCAACTCGCGGGAGATGCCCCCGATTCGGACAAACAGTTGACCGCTTATCATCTCGTGGATCTGCTGAGACGCATCGACCGCACCGAGGATGCATTGGACATCGCTGCGAAATACTTGTTGAGCGTCGAGGATCAACTCGAATTCTCGTTTGCCGAACTGTGCGCCGAAACAGGCCGATACGACAAATTGATGGAAGTCAGCCGCGCACAACACGATCCCGTCGGATATGCCGCCGCACTCGTGGAACAAGCCAGAACTCCCTGAAACCGCACCCGCCCCAAGGTCGAACCTTCCCTGGTTCCCAAACTCCAGTATGGGAACCCAATTTCTCGAAGCTCCGCTTCGAGTGAGTCAAGCGACGTCCCTTCGCCAATTGCCTCAATCAGCGAAGTAAAACCTCTCGAAAGTGCGTTCCTCAGCCGGAGCTGGGGAATGAGTGAAATCCACCTTCTAGTCCCACCGTAGTTCGATGTCATTTGTCCAACGCAACCGTGCGGCCTGGGATCGCCTCGTGCGAGACGGTAGTCAATTCGCCAAGGTCGCCACCGACGAGCAATGCCGCGATCCGCTGCAGGCTTTGGATGGGCGGGGTTGGTTGCCGGACAGCGTCCGGGGCTTGGATGTGCTTTGTTTGGCCGCTGGCGGTGGATGGCAATCGATTCTCTACGCTGCCGCTGGAGCCAACGTTACGGTCGTCGACCTCAGTCCAGAGATGCTCAAAAAAGACGAACAGGAAGCGAACCGCCGCAATTACAAAGTTCGCGTTGTCGAAGCTTCGATGGACAATCTGCAGATGTTTGCCGACGAAAGTTTCGACATCGTCCATCAACCGGTCAGCACCTGTTACGTCTCCGATGTGTCTGCTGTCTATCGCGAAATTGCCCGTGTGCTACGCGACGACGGCCTGTACATTAGTCAACACAAACAACCGACCAGCCTGCAAATCACTGAGCGCGACGAACGGCACCGCTATGTGTTGGGGCTGCGGTATTATCAGGATGGTTCGTTGCCGCTGGTGGAAGACGAATCGTATCGCGAAAGTGGCACGGTGGAATTTCTACACCGCTGGGAGGAATTGGTCGGCGGACTCTGCCGTTCTGGGTTTGTGATCGAGGATTTGACCGAGCCTTATCGGGGTGACCCGCAGGCCCCACTGGGCAGCTGGCGGCATCGGGGATTGTTCGTCGCCCCCTATTTGCGGATGAAATCGCGTCGAATTCCACGTGTCACCGGGGAAAATTCGCGGAAACCATTGTGGACACCCCCCTAACCTGACTACTGAAGACGATTTGTGGCGACTGAGGCAAATTGCCGCTGCTCTTGTCAATCGGTGCGGCGTGCGTTAATTTTTGGGCATGAATATAGACGCAAAACTGTCAAACGACGACGACGACGATTGGGGCGCCTTAGCCGAGAACCTGCTAGGACTGCCGCCCGAGCCGAAACCCGATGCGCCGCAAGAGGTTGAGTCTCCTAGCGTCGATTCTACGGAGTCGCTGGAAGCGGTCGACGCTGAGGATGACGTCGAAGAGCCCCCCGAGATGGTGGAGGCTGCCGACGAAACGCCGGACGATGACTTCGGGATTATTGCCGAAGACGATTCGGACGAAGAAGACGACGCTGACGACGACCTCGAAGAGGCCGATGTGGAAGATGAAGTCGACGATCCGTTCTGGAATGCATTAGCGGACTGGGACTGGGAAAGCGATGAGAAATCAACGTCACCCGCCAAATCAGAATCCAAAAGCAAGCCCCGTCGCTCGGAACGTAAACCGAAACCGAAGACCGAAGCCGAGCGCACCAAAGTGCTTACCGAGTTGGTGCCGGACGAAAAGCCGAGCAACGTCTCCGACGATTCGGATTTTGCCGCTGATCTGTTTGACGAGCCTGCGGACAAGTCTAAAGACGAGAAGCCAGCCGCGGTTGAATCCGTGAAAGAGGCCACGGACGAAGAAACTCCAGAACCAGCCGAGGAAGAACGTCGCCCGCGCCGCCGACGCCGTCGTCGACGACGGTCGGTAGAGGAACAGGCTGCGGAAACCGCCCAAGCTGAAGAATCGGTAAACGAGGAGACGGAGACAGCCGACGAAGAAGAACCATCCGTCGCCGACGAGACTGCGGCTGCCGCCGATACGGAGTCGGAAGAGTCTGACGTAGAACCCGCCCCCAAAAAACGCCGACGCCGCAAACGGGGCGGACGGCGACGTGGCAAATCTTCGGTCGAAGCCAGCGACGAGACCAAGAAGGTTGTCGCTAAGGACGATGCCGTCGAAGACGATGACATCGAGGTCAATGACGCCGACCTGGACGACGACGATGATGAGGACGACGACGAAACTTCGTACGGAAAACCACCGAAAAAGTCGGACGAGAAGAAGTATCAAGACGTTCCGACCTGGGAAGATGCGATCTCCTTCGTGCTCAATCCGGTGAAGAAAACAACCGCAGCGGATGCACCGACAGCAGCGCCGACCAAAACGAAAGCGCAGAAGAAAACATCGTCATCGAGTGACAGTTCCTCAAGTTCGACGACGACCAAAAAACCGTCATCGAAGCGGTCCGGCGGTGGACGGAAGCGGCGGTCATAATCCGCCGTCATTATCCACACAGTCATTCGCCAGCCGGTTGTCCCCCCTTGCGGGGGTCGCTAGCGGCTCGCAATCCCGTTTTATCGCGTGTGGCCGCCTGCACGGCGGCGATCGTGCTTTGCAAACGGACCGAGTGCCCCAACGCTTTTAAGTCGCCTGCTAATTTCTTTTGCAGCGGCTCTTCGACAAACAGCGCGTTGGGCATCCACTGGTGGTGAAATCGCGGCGCAGCAACCGCGTCTTGTGCATTCTGACCATGCCGCATCATGTTCAGCAAGACCTGCAAGGTCGCGCTGATAATCCTCGGTCCCCC
Coding sequences within it:
- a CDS encoding class I SAM-dependent methyltransferase; amino-acid sequence: MSFVQRNRAAWDRLVRDGSQFAKVATDEQCRDPLQALDGRGWLPDSVRGLDVLCLAAGGGWQSILYAAAGANVTVVDLSPEMLKKDEQEANRRNYKVRVVEASMDNLQMFADESFDIVHQPVSTCYVSDVSAVYREIARVLRDDGLYISQHKQPTSLQITERDERHRYVLGLRYYQDGSLPLVEDESYRESGTVEFLHRWEELVGGLCRSGFVIEDLTEPYRGDPQAPLGSWRHRGLFVAPYLRMKSRRIPRVTGENSRKPLWTPP